The Brachionichthys hirsutus isolate HB-005 chromosome 3, CSIRO-AGI_Bhir_v1, whole genome shotgun sequence genome has a window encoding:
- the LOC137913732 gene encoding cysteine-rich venom protein produces MFALLVCMLMLHQVQSACLLVDICTENLAVQTEIVDQHNAFRRAVDPSASDMLIMSYDEDLAANAQAWIDNCILAHGPRATRVLNGYELGENLFYSNKRTPWADAIAAWHSEVANFEYPSTQKGTTGHYTQVIWSSSYKVGCGVTRCRRQNVYFYACHYYRAGNFKGWRPYTSGPSCASCPYDCDDKLCTNPCPIINHFLNCPTLKHIYGCSNNYVYYWCPASCKCTNEIIPVA; encoded by the exons atgTTTGCGCTCCTGGTTTGTATGCTGATGCTGCATCAGGTGCAGTCGGCCTGTCTTCTGGTGG acatTTGCACAGAAAACCTGGCGGTCCAGACGGAGATTGTTGACCAGCACAATGCCTTTAGGAGAGCGGTTGACCCTTCTGCTTCAGACATGCTGATAATG AGCTATGATGAGGACTTGGCAGCCAACGCCCAAGCCTGGATTGACAACTGCATCCTGGCTCACGGCCCCCGCGCCACCCGCGTGCTCAATG GATATGAGTTAGGTGAGAATCTGTTCTATTCCAACAAGCGCACGCCGTGGGCCGACGCCATCGCCGCCTGGCACAGTGAGGTGGCCAACTTCGAGTATCCCTCCACGCAGAAAGGAACGACGGGTCACTACACACAG GTGATATGGAGCAGCTCCTACAAGGTGGGCTGCGGTGTGACGCGTTGCCGCCGCCAAAACGTCTATTTCTATGCCTGCCATTACTATCGAGC cGGGAATTTCAAGGGATGGCGACCTTATACAAGCGGACCCTCGTGTGCTTCTTGTCCCTACGACTGCGACGACAAACTTTGCA CCAACCCCTGTCCCATCATTAACCATTTCCTCAACTGTCCAACCCTGAAACACATCTATGGCTGCAGCAATAATTACGTGTACTACTGGTGTCCTGCTTCATGTAAATGCACCAATGAGATCATCCCGGTGGCCTAA